The DNA sequence CTATCCGTACATTACTCCAGCTTCTTTTCGTATTTCATCGTCGCGTTCCATGCCTATTATTTTATCAACAGCATCTAGGAAGTCATTCATATTCACAACGGGTCTTTCTTCCCTTATTGCGAACATACCCGCTTCTGTACAGATTGCTTTTAGATCAGCTCCGGAAGCACCTTCACTTAGGCTGGAAACAAGATCGATGTCGAAATCTTCATCAAGAGTCATATTTTTGGTGTGGATCTTGAGAATCTCTTTTCTACCATCTTCATTAGGAATTGATACTTCGATAAATCGGTCGAATCGTCCAGGTCGCAGTAATGCCGGATCCAAGATATCCGGCCGGTTGGTGGCGGCCACTATTCCCACATTTCCTCTTCCTTCAAACCCATCCATTTCTGCTAATAATTGCATGAGTGTTCTTTGAACTTCACGGTCACCGCTGGTAGAACTTTTCAGCCTCTTGGCGGCAATGGCGTCGATCTCATCGATGAAAATTATACTGGGGGCTTTTTCTTTAGCTAATTCGAAAACTCCTCGAACAAGTCTGGCTCCCTCTCCAATATATTTTTTAACGAATTCAGAGGCTACAATCTTAATAAATGTAGCATTTGTTTCGTGGGCCACTGCTTTGGCCAGTAAGGTTTTACCGGTACCAGGAGGTCCGTAAAGAAGAACTCCCTTTGGTGGTTCGATACCTATATCTGTGAATAAATCTGGTTTTTTAAGTGGGAGCTCGACAGTCTCTTTAATCTCCACTATTTGTTCTTCGAGTCCGCCTATTTGCGCGTAACTTACATCTGGTTTCTCTTCAACTTCCATACCAGTTACAAGGGGGTCCTTTTCGGATGGTAAAACACTGACTATGCTGAATGTCTGCTGGTTTAGAGCCACTCTAGCTCCAGGTTCCAGTGAATTTTCGTCTAAGAAACGGGAATAACCAATTACAAAGTGGGGTCCGGTACTGCTTTTCACCACTACCTTGCCTTCATCTAAAACTTCAGTTACAGTAGCAATTACTAGTGGTGGTGATCTGAACCTTTCAATTTCCCCCCGGAGGGATTTAACTTCACGGTCCAATCTCATCTTCTCATTTTCAATTAGAAGTTTGTCTTTTTCCAGTTTTCTGACCTTCCACATTAAATTCCTTTTGGTTTTGGCATTATCCTCTTTAAGGATTTTAATCTCCTTTTTAAGGTCTTCTATTTTTTTTAAGATATTTTGTGATGTTTTTTCCATCTTCCAAGTTCACTCCTCATAGATTTGTGGAGAAAAATAATATCCGCTTTTTTTGATATTATTTGTTGCATTTATTGTCTTTAATAATATTTAAGTATTGAGGTGTCTAAGTATATACCAACTAAAACTAAAGGGATCAGCATGAGATGCGAGATATGCGGAAAAAAGGTTATTGGAAAACCAGTAAGAACAAAAATTGAAAATTCTATCATGTCAACATGTAATGAATGTTCTAAATTCGGCACAATACAACGAGAACCTCCAAAACCCAATCGAGGCCCAGCTAGCCGGGTTTCTGCGGGCCGAAGACGAACATTCAGATCTCAGGAGCCAACCCACGAAGTTATTGAAGACTATCATAAGGTCATCAGGGATGCTCGGGAAAAAAAAGGTTGGTCCAGGGAAGATCTGGGTGAACATATATACGAAAAAGTTTCGGTTATCAACCGTCTGGAATCAGGAAAAATGGTTCCAGATCTGAAACTAGCAAGGAAGCTCGAAAAAAGTTTAAAGATTACCCTACTGGAAAAAACAGAAGAAGCACAACTCGACGAATCAAATTCTTTAAATAGGCGAAAAGCCACAATTGGTGATATTGTACGGATAAAAAAGGTTAAATAAATCCTATCCTTGGTTTTTTTAAAATAGGGACTTAATTAAATGTTAAGTTATTTTTTTACTATTTTTTAGCAGAGTAATATCCCTTTAGTGATGGTAAATTACTATAAATTTTTTTTAGCTCTCCCCACTGGGGATATTCTTTACTAATAACCATTAAGTGTGCAGGGGGATGTATATTCCTTATTTGGAGAATACTGTGGGTTGTATCCTCTTTAACTGAAACAAGAACAGCATTTTTTGATTTAGATCTCAACTTATCCTTGATGATTTCTTGTGCAAATTCATCGGCTATTCCAGAATCCATAATTCTTGGTTTACCAGTTATCTTAAGTTTTGCGTGCCTTTCGATGTCTGCCAAGCTGTTAAGAATTTTTGCCTGGCTTTCAGCACGAATTAATATTAATGCCATGAGATTGATTACCGCCTGTTTTTATTGAATGAACTAAATAGCGTGCTCCGGAATAATACCAAAATTATTAGTATTAATCCAATAGCAGTTTGAATACTTCCAATAATATCCAATATTGATGAACTAATCGGCAAATTCCATGAAGGAGATGATCGATGGTTAGGGAGTGGGTTGAAATAAATTCCAACTGAACGGGTGCTTTCAACTATGTTTATATCCTTAGGTTCAATGTAATTAACACCAAGGAGATAACTGTTGTCTATAGCTTTGTTAATATCGCTTGCTATTGTGGCAGCATTATATCCTTTTTGCTTAACAGAGTATTGAACAATTTCTTTTGTAGTTCCACTGACGCCTGCATTGTCAGTCCCGTATATGTAAACGTTGGTACTGTTCTTGGTGACAGTAATACTACTTGCCAAGAGATCATATGCGTAAATAGTTTTTAAGGCGGTTCCATCGTAAGGACAAGTATGATAGTTTTCTCCTGAGGGGAATGAAACACTCCAGCCGCATTCAGGGCATGCTTTAGAATATGGCTCGT is a window from the Methanobacterium sp. genome containing:
- a CDS encoding proteasome-activating nucleotidase; the encoded protein is MEKTSQNILKKIEDLKKEIKILKEDNAKTKRNLMWKVRKLEKDKLLIENEKMRLDREVKSLRGEIERFRSPPLVIATVTEVLDEGKVVVKSSTGPHFVIGYSRFLDENSLEPGARVALNQQTFSIVSVLPSEKDPLVTGMEVEEKPDVSYAQIGGLEEQIVEIKETVELPLKKPDLFTDIGIEPPKGVLLYGPPGTGKTLLAKAVAHETNATFIKIVASEFVKKYIGEGARLVRGVFELAKEKAPSIIFIDEIDAIAAKRLKSSTSGDREVQRTLMQLLAEMDGFEGRGNVGIVAATNRPDILDPALLRPGRFDRFIEVSIPNEDGRKEILKIHTKNMTLDEDFDIDLVSSLSEGASGADLKAICTEAGMFAIREERPVVNMNDFLDAVDKIIGMERDDEIRKEAGVMYG
- a CDS encoding TIGR00270 family protein; amino-acid sequence: MRCEICGKKVIGKPVRTKIENSIMSTCNECSKFGTIQREPPKPNRGPASRVSAGRRRTFRSQEPTHEVIEDYHKVIRDAREKKGWSREDLGEHIYEKVSVINRLESGKMVPDLKLARKLEKSLKITLLEKTEEAQLDESNSLNRRKATIGDIVRIKKVK
- a CDS encoding DUF356 domain-containing protein: MALILIRAESQAKILNSLADIERHAKLKITGKPRIMDSGIADEFAQEIIKDKLRSKSKNAVLVSVKEDTTHSILQIRNIHPPAHLMVISKEYPQWGELKKIYSNLPSLKGYYSAKK